A region of the Anaerolineae bacterium genome:
TGGCACGTCGGGCTGCCGAGCAAGCCCGACGCGCAGCGGAGATCGCTCGCAAGTCCAGACAGCAGGGCGGCGAGTGATTTGAGAATAGTGCCTAGGCTGATCTAGAGTTGGTCGCGCCCGGCGAAGGCCGGGCTTTTTTACGTACGATTGACAGGGGTCTTGAGCTATGATAACATGCTGACCGATCATGGGGCGCTTGCGTCGAGAAGTTTGCAAGGATCTTCATGCCCTCGTCCGATGAGAAGCCGGCTCGAAAACGTTCCGGGCTAGCCCGGGATGCTTCCCTGGTGATGAAAGGATGGACCGAGTGACTAAGTACATCTTCGTGACCGGTGGTGTGGTCAGCTCGCTGGGAAAAGGTGTGACTGCCGCGTCCATTGGACGGCTCCTGAAGAGCCGTGGGCTTTCCGTCTCCATCCAAAAGCTGGATCCGTACTTGAATGTGGACCCAGGCACCATGTCGCCATATCAGCACGGCGAGGTGTTCGTCACAGAGGACGGGGCCGAGACCGATCTGGACCTAGGACATTATGAGCGGTTTGTGGATGAGAACCTGACGAAAGCAAACAATGTGACCACAGGGCAGATCTACGCGGAGGTGATCGCCAAGGAGCGCCATGGCGATTACTTAGGCGGGACGATCCAGGTGATCCCTCACGTCACCAACGAGATCAAGCGTCGCATCGCGCTGGTGGCACGCACGACCGGCGCCGATGTCGTCATTGTGGAGGTGGGTGGCACGGTAGGTGACATCGAAGGGCTGCCTTTCCTGGAGGCCATCCGGCAGATGCGCAAGGACGTAGGACGGGAGAATACGCTTTACATCCACGTGACGTTGCTGCCGTACATGCCGGCGACTGGAGAGCTGAAGACCAAGCCCACCCAGCACAGTGTGCGGGAGCTGAGAGGGATCGGCATTCAGCCCGATGTGATCGTTTGCCGGTCAGACTTCCCGGTGGGTGATGGCGTGCGGGAGAAGATCGCCCTCTTCTGCGACGTAGAGAAGCGAGCGGTCATCCCGCTGATCACGGCCGAGACCATTTACGAAGTGCCCTTGATGTTGGAAGAGGCGGGTTTGACTGACTTCCTGCTGGAACGCCTTCAGTGCCCATCTCTGAAGCGGGACCTGGAGGAGTGGCGACATCTGGTTGCGGAGATCAAACGCCCCAAGCTGGCGTTGCGGGTGGGGCTGGTCGGCAAATATGTCGAGTTGCAAGACGCCTATATCAGTGTCAAAGAGGCCCTCTCGCACGCAGGTACAGCAATTGATCGGGAGGTGGTGGTCGAGTGGATCAGCTCGGAGGACCTTGAGCGAGGGCGTGGGCTGGAGCGGTTGGAGAAGGTAGATGGGATTGTGGTCCCCGGGGGGTTTGGGTACCGGGGGATCGAAGGCAAGGTGGTAGCGGCGCGCTATGCCCGGGAGCACAAGGTTCCCTACCTGGGGCTGTGCCTGGGCATGCAGGTGATGTGCATCGAGTTCACGCGGGCGATCCTCAACTCAGATGAGCCGAACAGCACGGAGTTTGACGTGACGACCAAATACCCGGTCATCGATCTCTTGCCTGAGCAGCGTTCCATCGTCGATCTCGGAGGCACCATGCGGCTGGGCTCGTATCCGTGTCGGCTGGTTCCGGGCACCCTAGCTTGGAAAGCGTACTGTGCCGATATAGTGCATGAACGGCATCGCCATCGCTTCGAATTTAATAATGCCTATCGGGACCTGCTGAGCGAGGCGGGGATGGTATTTAGCGGCCTCTCGCCCGATGGTCGCCTAGTGGAGATCGCCGAGATACGCGATCACCCCTGGATGTTGGGAACGCAGTTCCATCCGGAGTTCAAGTCTCGGCCTAACGCACCTCATCCGCTGTTCCGGGAGTTCCTGAAGGCTGTAGATGCTCACCGACAGCAGCGCATAGCTATCGAAATGATCGGTGCTACGTCAGTTGACCACGACGGGGCCGATACAAGGCGGATGTGTTTGGAAGAAAGGCTTCCCTCCACGCAGCCCCCAACTGGGGAAGAAGATATTGTTGCCTGAGATCAGATTTTCTAGTCGCTTGTGGTATAATCTTAGCGTAATCGTTGAGCGACTTTTGATGTGGAGAAAGACTGAGGGGGTGACGGATGTCCGGACATTCCAAGTGGTCCACCATCAAGCGCAAGAAAGGGGCCATGGACGCCAAGCGAGGGGCCCTTTTCACTAAGCTGGCTCGCGAGATTCAGATCGCCGCGCGCGAAGGTGCCGATCCTGAATATAACTTCAAGCTGCGACTGGCCATTGAAAAGGCGAAAGCCCATTCCATGCCCAAGGAGAACATCGAGCGCGCGATCCGTCGCGGCGCGGGCCTGGAGAAGGGCGAGGAGCTAATGGCGATCATGTATGAGGGATACGGGCCTGGCGGAGTGGCCATTTTGGTAGAGGCGCTAACGGACAACCGGAACCGGGCCGTGGCAGATATCCGCCGCACGTTCAGCCGTGCTGGGGGGAGCCTGGGAGAGGCGGGCAGCGTGGCCTGGCAGTTTGAGTCGAAGGGGTATATTACGGTCCCGCTGGAAGGCCAGGACCAAGACGCCCTTCTGGAGGCTGCCATCATGGCTGGAGCAGAGGATGTAGAATTCGGCAGCGAGGTGGCGGAAGTGTATACGGCTCCTGCCGATTTGCAGGCGGTACGCGAGGCGTTTGAGCTGCGGGGCATCCCGGTGGAATCGGCCGAGCTGATCTGGAAGCCGATCAACCTGATCTCATTGGGCCCCAAGGAGACCCTGCAGAACATGGCTCTGATCGAGGCACTCGAAGAACTGGAAGACGTCTCGCGCGTCTTCTCCAACCTGGACATCTCCGAGGAAGCCGTCGCAGAGTACGTGGCGGCATAAAAAGCGCCTCCGGTCGGCGGAAGGGTATGACCTGGTGGTGGTGTTGGGGGTTGATCCAGGTACGGCGATCACGGGTTATGGCGTGGTCAGGGCTGACGGCGATCGCTTATCCCTGATGGCTTATGGCGCGATCACCACATCGCCCAGCCAGTCGTTACCTGAGCGGCTACTGGCCATCCACCACCTATTGTTGACGCTGATCGAGTCCTACCAACCCCAGGCGATGGCTGTCGAGGAGGTGTTCTTCGGGCGTAATGTGCGGACAGCGATTGCGGTAGGACATGCGCGAGGTGTCGTGTTATTGGCCGCTGCTCAGACAGGTCTCCCGGTTTTCACCTATACGCCGACGGCTGTCAAACAGGCGATCGTCGGATACGGAAGGGCTGATAAGCATCAGGTGCAGGAGATGATCCGCATGCTCCTGGCGCTGTCCGAGGTTCCACAGCCAGATGATGTGGCCGATGCTGTGGCGATCGCCATTTGTCATATCTATACATCCCAATTGAACAGATGGATCGCGGCTGCCGATACAAAACATAGCACCTAAGTTGGCTCACATCTATAAATGCGTTCGCTGCCTTTGCAGCGCGCAATGGAGAGGGTTCCATGGCAGTACAGGGGAAAGTCACCGAGTCTGCCTTACCCCCTGCAGAGAAGAAATCGTATCGTATCCTTCTTGCGGAAGATGAGGCACCCTTGCGCAACTTGCTGAAGCTCTCGCTGGAAAGCGCCGGATATCAGGTGTTCCCGGCAGAGGACGGTCAGCAGGCTGTAGACCTTTTCGAGATGCAGCCAGTGGACTTGGTGATTTTGGATATCATGATGCCACGGCTAGACGGCTTTAGTGTCTGTCGTCACATTCGTAGGCGATCAGACGTCCCTATCATCATGCTAACTGCATTGGGCAATACCGATGACCTAGTACACGGGTTCGAGCTAGGCGCCGATGATTACATCGCCAAGCCTTTCACGTTTCGAGAGGTAGAGGCTCGCATTCAGGCGATTTTGCGGCGGGTGGAGTGGAGCCAGCACAAGCTCACCCCGCAGGTCATCTCCATTGGCCGGGTGAAGATTGACGCCGAATCCCATGAGGTATTCGTGGATGGCGAGTCGCGCCATCTGACCCCCATCGAGTTCCAACTGTTATACTACCTCATGTCACATGCAGGCCAGACGATCCCTAAGGCCACGTTGTTCGAACAAGTGTGGGGATATGAGTTCGTGGGGGGAACCAATCTGGTGGAAGTGGGCATTCGCCGGCTGCGGGAGAAGATCGAGGAAGACCCGTCTAGACCAACCCACATTCTCACCACGCGAGGGGTAGGCTATCGCTTCCGAGAGCCCTGATGATCGCCTGGCTGGAAGGCCGCGTATTGGGACGTGGCAAAGACTACTTGATCATCCAGGTAGGGGGCATGGGCTTTAAGGCCTTTGCCCCCGCTCCGCTTTTAGCACAGGCAAGGGTGGGTGAGATGGTGACCGTCCACACCCACCTGCACATCCGGGAGAACGAGTTAGCCTTGTTCGCCTTCTCCAGCGAGGAGGAGCTGGCCATGTTCGAGCTCCTCATCACCGTTTCTGGAGTGGGCCCGCGCACGGCGTTGGCTGCGCTCTCAGCTATGGCGGTGGATTCGCTGCGAATGGCCATCACCCAGGAGCAGCCAGAGCTGTTAGCCCGCATCCCAGGAATTGGCAAGCGTACGGCCCAGAAGATCGTGATGGAGCTCAAAGACAAGCTGCCGGCCGTTGAGATACCTGAAGGGCTGGCCACCCTGACCGAGGCGGACCTCCAAGTCGTGGATGCGCTGACCGCGCTCGGATACAGCGTGGTCGAGGCGCAGCGAGCCGTTCAGCGGTTACCGCGCGAGGTGACTGACGTCGAAGAGCGGTTGCGGATGGCGCTGGCCAGCTTTGCCTGATCGCCTTTGACAAAACGCCATCCCTGTGCTAGCATGTCCGCACTTCAAGTGAATAGGGGTACTCTTATCCAGAGGGGGGGAGGGACCGGCCCAATGAACCCCCGGCAACCAGTCTGATAAGGAGGGAAGCGGAGATTAGAGGTTAGAACACGAGCCTTGCCATCTCGTCGTCTCTCCTCTCCAGTCTCCGATTCCCAACCCTGAGACCAGGTGCCAATTCCGGCAGGCGGCCTTCGTGGGGCTTGACCTGAAAGATGAGAGGGGCTTTTTTCATTGCGCTCTCATCGGGGCGCATTTTTTGTGCCCGAAGCAAGCTCAGGGGGAGGGTGTGCGCACCATTTGGTGGGACGAGAACGCAGGCAAGGTAAAGATGATTGACCAACGGCTGCTGCCCAGCCGGTTGGAGATCGCCGAGTATGACGATTACCGGGCCGTGGCTCAAGCGATCCGAGACATGGTCATTCGCGGCGCGCCAGCCATCGGTGCCGCAGGCGCCTATGGGATGGCTCTGGCTGCCCGCCAGAGCTCCGCTTGCACATATGAGGAGCTGCTCCAGGACCTGCGCCAGGTCAAGACGATTCTAGACGCTGCGCGCCCTACCGCCGTTAACCTAAGTTGGGCTACTGCGCGCTTACTTCGACGGGCAGAGCAGCTCCCTCTCCAAGATGTGGATTGCATTCGGGCGACGTTGCTGGCGGAGGCTGAACGGATCGCCGAGGAGGACATTGCCATCAACCGGCGCATGGGAGCCCATGGCGCGGCCATCGTCCCGCATGGCGCGCGCATCCTGCATCACTGTAACACTGGCTCGCTGGCGACTGTAGAGTACGGCACGGCGCTGGGAGTTATACGGGCTGCTCACGAACAGGGTAAGCAAGTCCATGTCTGGGTGGACGAGACACGTCCGCGCCTGCAAGGGGCCCGCCTGACGGCATGGGAGCTCATACGGGATGAGATCCCCATGACGCTGATCGCGGACAACGCGGCCGGCCATCTGATGCGTATCGGCCAAGTGGATCTCGTCCTCTTCGGCGCCGATCGGATCGCAGCCAACGGCGATGTGGCGAATAAGATCGGCACGTATAAGCTGGCCGTGTGCGCCCGCGAGAACGGGATCCCCTGCTACGCGGTGGCCCCTACCTCCACCATTGACCTCAGCCTGCCGGATGGCGATCATATCCCGATCGAGGAACGCGATCCGGAGGAAATTACCGTGATTGATGGCGTGCGCATCGCTCCTGAAGGGGTACCAGCCTACAATCCTGCCTTCGACATCACCCCTCACCGCTATTTAACCGGCATCATCACGGAGGAGGGTATCGCCTATCCTCCTTTCCACGAGAGCTTACGTCGTCTGAAGGAAACAGCCGAAGCGCGCCTCTGGAGCACCCCATGACGGCTGGCCCCGCTTTTCCCACCAATGTCCTATATTGCGCGGACTCCCGCTACATGCGTGAGCTGCCCGACAACTCGGTTCAGCTTGTGGTCACTTCGCCTCCCTATAACGTAGGCAAGCCTTACGAGGGCCACAACGATAATCTGCCGCTGGACGAGTACTTGGCATTTCTCAACCAAGTATGGCGCGAATGCTATCGAGTGTTGGTGCCTGGAGGCCGGCTTTGCATCAACGTGGCGAACACCGACCGCAAGCCATATCTGCCGCTAAATGCCCTTATCACCGCTGAGCTGTATCGGATGAGCCGTGAGGAGGGGATCCGATGGCTCATGCGCGGTGAGATCATCTGGGACAAGAATGCCTCCGTGGGGGTCTCCACGGCATGGGGTAGTTTCGGCCGGGCTTCGGATCCTATCCTACGCGATGTGCATGAATACATCATGATATTTTCCAAAGATGAGCTCAAGCTGCGAGGAGGGGGAGCCACAGGCATCACGGGTGGGCAATTTGTATC
Encoded here:
- a CDS encoding response regulator transcription factor; translated protein: MAVQGKVTESALPPAEKKSYRILLAEDEAPLRNLLKLSLESAGYQVFPAEDGQQAVDLFEMQPVDLVILDIMMPRLDGFSVCRHIRRRSDVPIIMLTALGNTDDLVHGFELGADDYIAKPFTFREVEARIQAILRRVEWSQHKLTPQVISIGRVKIDAESHEVFVDGESRHLTPIEFQLLYYLMSHAGQTIPKATLFEQVWGYEFVGGTNLVEVGIRRLREKIEEDPSRPTHILTTRGVGYRFREP
- a CDS encoding CTP synthase, with protein sequence MTKYIFVTGGVVSSLGKGVTAASIGRLLKSRGLSVSIQKLDPYLNVDPGTMSPYQHGEVFVTEDGAETDLDLGHYERFVDENLTKANNVTTGQIYAEVIAKERHGDYLGGTIQVIPHVTNEIKRRIALVARTTGADVVIVEVGGTVGDIEGLPFLEAIRQMRKDVGRENTLYIHVTLLPYMPATGELKTKPTQHSVRELRGIGIQPDVIVCRSDFPVGDGVREKIALFCDVEKRAVIPLITAETIYEVPLMLEEAGLTDFLLERLQCPSLKRDLEEWRHLVAEIKRPKLALRVGLVGKYVELQDAYISVKEALSHAGTAIDREVVVEWISSEDLERGRGLERLEKVDGIVVPGGFGYRGIEGKVVAARYAREHKVPYLGLCLGMQVMCIEFTRAILNSDEPNSTEFDVTTKYPVIDLLPEQRSIVDLGGTMRLGSYPCRLVPGTLAWKAYCADIVHERHRHRFEFNNAYRDLLSEAGMVFSGLSPDGRLVEIAEIRDHPWMLGTQFHPEFKSRPNAPHPLFREFLKAVDAHRQQRIAIEMIGATSVDHDGADTRRMCLEERLPSTQPPTGEEDIVA
- the ruvA gene encoding Holliday junction branch migration protein RuvA translates to MIAWLEGRVLGRGKDYLIIQVGGMGFKAFAPAPLLAQARVGEMVTVHTHLHIRENELALFAFSSEEELAMFELLITVSGVGPRTALAALSAMAVDSLRMAITQEQPELLARIPGIGKRTAQKIVMELKDKLPAVEIPEGLATLTEADLQVVDALTALGYSVVEAQRAVQRLPREVTDVEERLRMALASFA
- the ruvC gene encoding crossover junction endodeoxyribonuclease RuvC, with the protein product MVVLGVDPGTAITGYGVVRADGDRLSLMAYGAITTSPSQSLPERLLAIHHLLLTLIESYQPQAMAVEEVFFGRNVRTAIAVGHARGVVLLAAAQTGLPVFTYTPTAVKQAIVGYGRADKHQVQEMIRMLLALSEVPQPDDVADAVAIAICHIYTSQLNRWIAAADTKHST
- a CDS encoding YebC/PmpR family DNA-binding transcriptional regulator yields the protein MSGHSKWSTIKRKKGAMDAKRGALFTKLAREIQIAAREGADPEYNFKLRLAIEKAKAHSMPKENIERAIRRGAGLEKGEELMAIMYEGYGPGGVAILVEALTDNRNRAVADIRRTFSRAGGSLGEAGSVAWQFESKGYITVPLEGQDQDALLEAAIMAGAEDVEFGSEVAEVYTAPADLQAVREAFELRGIPVESAELIWKPINLISLGPKETLQNMALIEALEELEDVSRVFSNLDISEEAVAEYVAA
- the mtnA gene encoding S-methyl-5-thioribose-1-phosphate isomerase, which translates into the protein MRTIWWDENAGKVKMIDQRLLPSRLEIAEYDDYRAVAQAIRDMVIRGAPAIGAAGAYGMALAARQSSACTYEELLQDLRQVKTILDAARPTAVNLSWATARLLRRAEQLPLQDVDCIRATLLAEAERIAEEDIAINRRMGAHGAAIVPHGARILHHCNTGSLATVEYGTALGVIRAAHEQGKQVHVWVDETRPRLQGARLTAWELIRDEIPMTLIADNAAGHLMRIGQVDLVLFGADRIAANGDVANKIGTYKLAVCARENGIPCYAVAPTSTIDLSLPDGDHIPIEERDPEEITVIDGVRIAPEGVPAYNPAFDITPHRYLTGIITEEGIAYPPFHESLRRLKETAEARLWSTP